From Clarias gariepinus isolate MV-2021 ecotype Netherlands chromosome 2, CGAR_prim_01v2, whole genome shotgun sequence, one genomic window encodes:
- the l3mbtl3 gene encoding lethal(3)malignant brain tumor-like protein 3, which produces MDRSSPEFDTYGAMEWSDGVGTLPGSQLKFRVNEFGVLEVITDVGDEEGVKKAHATTTWSVPTAQEALSIEVHYGHEHVCSNRKETAPHFLPEGRHCTNGSLHLEQQAEIKSVKEDSRMNIEVPRVRRKRPHSVKRVEEEVDEVTEVVEEEEVDHEEKEGRRPARGGPRGRRKRRGDTALLRQLVSYGGRRKSWCWASYLEQEKAIAAPSKLFKEHQCFPQNKNGFRVGMRLEGINPLQPAMYCVLSVAEVSGYRLRLHFDNYSDCYDFWVNCSSPDIHAVGWCEKTGHKLHPPKGMKSDAFSWSSYLKTNKLQAAPKSLFHNHNTTVTPLGFRMGMKLEAVDKKNPLLVCVSTVRDMVDCRLLVHFDGWDESYDYWCDVTSPYIHPVGWCQENGRTLTTPPGYPDAENFSWERYLEETSSLPAPARAFKAKPQHSLQVNMKLEAVDVRNPVMVRVATVVDRDEHRVKIHFDGWADEYDFWLDADSPDIHPAGWCTKTGHTLQPPVSLDDTSESEQSGCPTPGCRGVGHVKGARYSGHHSAMGCPYSEINMKRDSVLPDRLSGEMPGFGVGCLHRAEPSPDAQAQIHNKPVCHPDKANTATIAMETPPLRPVGTESKRRVGRPCKVKKVEEKPQEEEAESEESSVAETKELTLQQALHQSVFMPCSIPSPSMPPCWDQHSKLLPSVAGITASKVATWSVEQVTEFIQGLPGCKEQVHTFREEQIDGEAFLLLTQTDLVKILSIKLGPALKIFNSILMFKTAEKTACNEL; this is translated from the exons ATGGATCGATCGAGCCCTGAGTTTGACACGTATGGGGCGATGGAGTGGAGCGACGGAGTGGGAACCCTACCTGGCAGCCAGCTCAAG TTTCGTGTAAATGAATTCGGGGTGCTGGAGGTCATAACAGATGTGGGAGATGAGGAAGGGGTCAAAAAGGCTCATGCTACCACCACATGGAGTGTCCCTACAGCACAAGAGG cTCTGTCAATTGAAGTGCACTATGGTCATGAACATGTCTGCAGTAACAGGAAAGAAACTGCTCCCCACTTCCTGCCTGAGGGGCGTCACTGCACCAACGGCAGCTTACACCTAGAGCAGCAGGC AGAGATCAAGTCTGTGAAAGAAGATTCCAGAATGAACATTGAGGTTCCTCGGGTCAGAAGGAAGAGACCACACTCAGTCAAGAGGGTGGAGGAAGAGGTGGACGAAGTGACggaggtggtggaggaggaggaagtaGATCAC GAAGAGAAAGAGGGCCGGCGGCCGGCTCGGGGAGGTCCACGTGGTCGCAGGAAGCGCAGAGGAGACACAGCTCTGCTCAGACAGC TGGTTTCATACGGAGGGAGGAGGAAATCATGGTGCTGGGCTTCATATCTGGAGCAGGAGAAAGCCATTGCTGCTCCCAGCAAACTCTTTAAAGAG CACCAGTGCTTTCCACAGAATAAAAACGGATTCAGAGTGGGTATGAGACTGGAGGGCATCAACCCCTTGCAGCCCGCCATGTACTGCGTCCTGTCCGTCGCCGAG GTATCCGGCTACAGATTGCGTCTGCACTTCGATAATTACTCCGACTGTTACGATTTCTGGGTGAACTGCAGCTCTCCTGATATCCACGCCGTGGGCTGGTGCGAGAAAACAGGGCACAAGCTGCATCCGCCTAAAG GGATGAAGAGTGATGCCTTCAGCTGGAGTTCGTATCTAAAGACCAACAAACTGCAGGCAGCTCCCAAGTCTCTGTTCCACAACCACAACACT aCAGTCACGCCTTTAGGCTTCAGGATGGGGATGAAGCTGGAGGCAGTGGATAAGAAGAACCCGTTGCTCGTCTGCGTCTCCACCGTAAGGGACATGGTGGACTGCCGTCTCCTGGTGCACTTTGATGGCTGGGACGAGAGCTACGACTACTG GTGTGATGTGACAAGTCCGTATATCCATCCAGTTGGCTGGTGTCAGGAGAACGGCAGAACCCTGACCACACCTCCAG GTTACCCTGATGCGGAGAACTTCTCCTGGGAGAGGTACCTGGAGGAGACGAGCTCATTACCTGCTCCTGCCAGGGCCTTCAAAGCG AAGCCTCAGCACAGTCTCCAGGTGAACATGAAACTGGAGGCGGTGGACGTGAGGAACCCTGTGATGGTCAGAGTGGCTACAGTGGTGGATCGAGACGAGCACAGAGTGAAG ATCCATTTCGACGGCTGGGCGGACGAGTACGATTTCTGGCTGGACGCAGACAGCCCGGATATCCATCCCGCAGGGTGGTGCACCAAAACTGGACACACCCTACAGCCACCAGTCA GTCTGGACGATACAAGTGAATCAGAGCAAAGTGGATGTCCTACACCTGGGTGCCGAGGAGTCGGACACGTCAAAGGAGCTCGCTACTCTGGAcatcacag TGCCATGGGTTGTCCATACTCTGAGATCAACATGAAGAGGGACTCAGTGTTGCCGGACCGGCTAAGTGGGGAGATGCCGGGTTTTGGAGTGGGTTGTCTACATCGGGCAGAACCGAGCCCTGATGCACAAGCACAAATTCACAA TAAACCTGTCTGTCACCCGGACAAGGCCAACACGGCAACCATTGCCATGGAAACGCCGCCTCTGAGGCCGGTCGGCACGGAGTCGAAGCGAAG GGTCGGGAGGCCGTGTAAGGTGAAAAAAGTAGAGGAGAAGCCACAGGAAGAGGAAGCGGAGAGCGAGGAGTCGTCTGTTGCGGAGACAAAAG AGCTGACTCTGCAGCAGGCCCTTCATCAGTCTGTATTTATGCCATGCTCCATCCCTTCTCCCAGCATGCCTCCGTGCTGGGACCAACACAGTAAACTCCTACCATCAGTGGCGGGCATCACGGCCAGCAAAGTAGCCACCTGGAGCGTAGAGCAG GTGACTGAGTTTATTCAGGGACTCCCGGGATGTAAGGAGCAAGTACACACATTCAGGGAGGAG CAAATTGACGGCGAGGCATTCCTGCTGCTCACCCAGACCGACCTGGTGAAGATTCTAAGCATAAAACTTGGCCCGGCTCTCAAGATCTTCAACTCCATCCTGATGTTCAAGACTGCCGAAAAGACTGCCTGCAACGAACTCTGA